A DNA window from Buttiauxella agrestis contains the following coding sequences:
- a CDS encoding 5-formyltetrahydrofolate cyclo-ligase, translating into MTKIQLIPSLRQEIRQQIRQRRRQLTPSEQHFFAELAAERMLAYEPVVNASTVAMFLSFDGELDTTPLIRALWQAGKTVYLPVLHPFSQGNLLFLRYAENSHLIMNRLKILEPKLDVRDVLPLDKLDVLVAPLVAFDEQGQRLGMGGGFYDRTLQNWQQHGLWPVGLAHDCQHVPALPAEEWDIPLPAVVTPSRIWQW; encoded by the coding sequence ATGACAAAAATTCAGCTAATCCCATCGCTTCGCCAGGAAATCCGACAACAAATTCGCCAACGTCGGCGTCAACTCACGCCCTCTGAACAACATTTTTTTGCAGAACTTGCTGCCGAACGCATGCTCGCGTACGAACCTGTTGTGAATGCTTCAACGGTTGCGATGTTTTTGTCGTTTGATGGCGAGCTGGATACCACGCCGCTTATTCGCGCGTTATGGCAAGCGGGAAAAACCGTTTACCTGCCGGTCCTTCATCCATTCAGTCAGGGTAATTTGCTGTTTCTGCGCTACGCCGAAAATAGTCATCTGATCATGAATCGTTTGAAAATCCTTGAGCCTAAGCTTGATGTGCGTGATGTATTGCCGCTGGATAAACTGGATGTGCTGGTAGCGCCATTAGTAGCGTTTGATGAGCAAGGGCAACGGTTGGGAATGGGTGGTGGTTTCTATGACCGCACGTTGCAAAACTGGCAGCAGCACGGTTTGTGGCCGGTTGGGCTGGCACATGATTGCCAGCACGTTCCGGCGTTACCCGCCGAAGAATGGGATATTCCCTTGCCCGCCGTGGTCACGCCTTCGCGAATCTGGCAGTGGTAG
- the gcvH gene encoding glycine cleavage system protein GcvH has protein sequence MSNVPNELKYSKEHEWLRKESDGTYTVGITEHAQELLGDMVFVDLPEVGATVSTGDDCAVAESVKAASDIYAPISGEIIAVNNDLSDSPELINSEPYAAGWIFKIKASDESELDGLLDATAYEALLEDE, from the coding sequence ATGAGCAATGTGCCGAACGAATTGAAATACAGCAAAGAGCACGAGTGGTTGCGTAAAGAATCTGATGGAACTTACACCGTGGGTATCACCGAGCATGCGCAAGAACTGCTGGGTGACATGGTGTTTGTCGATCTGCCTGAAGTGGGCGCAACCGTAAGCACTGGCGATGACTGCGCCGTTGCTGAATCGGTAAAAGCCGCTTCTGATATTTACGCGCCAATCAGCGGTGAGATCATCGCAGTAAACAACGATCTTAGCGACTCACCAGAGCTTATCAACAGCGAGCCGTACGCGGCGGGTTGGATCTTCAAGATCAAAGCGAGCGACGAGTCCGAACTGGATGGTTTGCTGGATGCGACTGCGTACGAAGCTTTGCTAGAAGACGAATAG
- the ubiI gene encoding FAD-dependent 2-octaprenylphenol hydroxylase, with amino-acid sequence MQSVDVAIVGGGMVGLAVACGLQGSGLRVAVLENHLPQPLASDSAPALRVSAINAASEKLLTHLGAWPKIIAQRASCYHGMEVWDQDSFGHIAFDDKSFGFSHLGHIIENAVIHHALWQQAEQCSDITLMAPAELQQVAWGENEAFITLKDGAMLTARLVIGADGANSWVRKQADIPLTFWDYRHHALVATIRTTEPHQAVARQVFHGEGILAFLPLSDPHLCSIVWSLPPLEAERLQQVSREEFNQALSVAFDMRLGLCNVESERQVFPLTGRYARNFAAHRLALVGDAAHTIHPLAGQGVNLGFMDAAELIDEVRRLHSQGKDIGQYLYLRRYERSRKHSAAMMLASMQGFRDLFAGTHPAKKLLRDIGLKLADTLPGVKPQLVRQAMGLHDLPDWLR; translated from the coding sequence TTGCAAAGCGTTGATGTGGCGATTGTTGGTGGTGGCATGGTCGGACTGGCAGTGGCCTGTGGTTTGCAAGGGAGTGGCTTACGTGTCGCGGTGCTTGAGAACCATCTCCCGCAGCCGCTGGCCTCGGATTCTGCGCCAGCTTTGCGTGTCTCAGCCATCAATGCCGCCAGTGAAAAACTGCTGACTCATCTTGGTGCGTGGCCGAAAATTATCGCCCAACGTGCCAGTTGCTATCACGGCATGGAAGTGTGGGATCAAGACAGCTTCGGGCATATCGCTTTTGATGATAAATCCTTTGGATTTAGTCACCTGGGCCACATTATTGAAAATGCGGTCATTCACCATGCTTTATGGCAGCAGGCTGAACAGTGCAGCGACATCACATTGATGGCTCCTGCCGAATTGCAACAAGTCGCATGGGGCGAAAACGAAGCGTTTATCACCCTTAAAGATGGCGCAATGCTCACTGCCCGCCTGGTGATTGGCGCGGATGGTGCAAACTCCTGGGTGCGTAAACAGGCTGATATCCCGCTGACATTTTGGGATTATCGCCACCACGCTCTGGTTGCCACCATTCGTACGACTGAACCTCATCAGGCAGTGGCCCGCCAGGTGTTTCATGGCGAGGGTATTCTGGCATTTCTGCCGTTAAGCGACCCGCATTTATGCTCCATTGTCTGGTCGTTGCCACCGCTGGAAGCCGAACGTTTGCAGCAGGTGAGTCGTGAAGAATTTAACCAGGCGCTCAGTGTGGCCTTCGATATGCGCCTGGGTTTGTGCAATGTTGAAAGCGAGCGTCAGGTGTTCCCGTTGACGGGGCGTTATGCGCGTAATTTTGCCGCTCACCGTCTGGCGCTGGTGGGCGATGCTGCACATACGATTCATCCGCTGGCCGGGCAGGGCGTGAACCTGGGCTTTATGGACGCCGCTGAGTTGATTGATGAAGTGCGCCGTTTGCACAGTCAGGGCAAAGACATCGGGCAGTATTTGTATCTGCGCCGCTACGAACGTAGCCGCAAACACAGTGCCGCAATGATGCTCGCCAGCATGCAGGGTTTCCGGGACTTGTTTGCCGGGACTCATCCGGCGAAGAAACTGCTACGCGATATTGGTCTGAAACTGGCTGATACGTTGCCGGGTGTGAAACCGCAATTGGTTCGCCAGGCGATGGGCCTACACGATCTTCCAGATTGGTTAAGATAA
- the gcvT gene encoding glycine cleavage system aminomethyltransferase GcvT — protein sequence MTQKTPLFEQHNLCGARMVDFHGWMMPLHYGSQIDEHHAVRNDAGMFDVSHMTIVDLKGSRTREFLRYLVANDVAKLTQPGKALYTAMLNASGGVIDDLIIYFQTEDYFRLVVNSATREKDLAWINQHAEPFSVSVTVRDDLSLIAVQGPNAQAKAAQLFTAEQRAAVAGMKPFFGVQAGDLFIATTGYTGEAGYEIAMPNEKAAEFWAQLVEIGVKPCGLGARDTLRLESGMNLYSQEMDEGVSPLAANMGWTIAWQPEDRDFIGREALEAQREKGTDQLVGLIMTEKGVLRNELPVRFTDESGNIHEGVITSGTFSPTLGYSIALARVPAGIGETAIVQIRNREMPVKVTKPIFVRGGKAVAQ from the coding sequence ATGACTCAAAAGACCCCTTTGTTTGAACAGCACAATCTCTGCGGTGCGCGCATGGTGGATTTCCATGGCTGGATGATGCCATTGCACTATGGCTCGCAGATTGATGAGCACCACGCGGTGCGTAACGATGCCGGGATGTTTGATGTTTCCCACATGACCATCGTTGACCTGAAAGGCAGCCGTACCCGCGAATTCCTGCGTTACTTAGTGGCAAATGACGTTGCCAAACTCACCCAACCGGGTAAAGCCCTCTACACCGCAATGCTCAACGCCTCCGGCGGTGTTATCGATGACCTGATTATCTATTTCCAGACCGAAGACTATTTCCGCCTGGTGGTGAATTCTGCGACCCGTGAAAAAGACCTGGCCTGGATTAACCAACACGCCGAGCCGTTCTCCGTTTCCGTTACCGTGCGTGATGACCTGTCGCTGATTGCCGTTCAGGGGCCAAACGCACAGGCCAAAGCCGCGCAGCTGTTTACCGCAGAACAACGTGCTGCTGTTGCTGGCATGAAGCCATTCTTTGGCGTTCAGGCGGGTGATTTGTTTATTGCGACAACCGGTTATACCGGTGAAGCAGGTTACGAAATCGCGATGCCTAACGAAAAAGCCGCTGAGTTTTGGGCGCAACTGGTCGAGATTGGCGTCAAACCTTGTGGACTGGGCGCACGCGATACGCTGCGTCTGGAATCTGGCATGAACTTATACAGCCAGGAAATGGACGAAGGCGTTTCACCTCTTGCCGCCAACATGGGTTGGACTATCGCCTGGCAGCCTGAAGACCGCGATTTCATTGGCCGCGAAGCGCTTGAAGCCCAGCGTGAGAAAGGCACCGACCAACTCGTTGGTTTGATCATGACGGAAAAAGGCGTATTACGTAATGAGCTGCCAGTCCGTTTTACTGACGAATCAGGCAACATCCACGAGGGTGTCATTACCAGCGGAACTTTCTCGCCGACATTGGGCTACAGCATCGCTCTGGCTCGCGTGCCGGCAGGCATTGGTGAAACCGCGATTGTGCAAATTCGTAACCGCGAAATGCCGGTCAAAGTAACCAAACCCATTTTTGTTCGCGGCGGTAAAGCTGTCGCGCAGTGA
- the ubiH gene encoding 2-octaprenyl-6-methoxyphenyl hydroxylase, with protein sequence MSVIIVGGGMAGATLALAISHLTHGKLPVHLIEAAAPESAAHPGFDARAIAIAQGACQQLTRIGVWPAIKDCATPITTVHVSDRGHAGFVTLEAQDYQIPALGQVVELHDIGLRLFALLRKAPGVTVHYPQRVASFTRETDNVSVTLDSGELIEGKLLVAADGSRSPLAAQCGMTWQQQDYQQVAVIANITTSQPHNGRAFERFTEHGPLAMLPMSNGRCSLVWCQPRDAQAEIAQWSDEKFCNELQRAFGWRLGRITHAGARSQYPLALTTASQPVSHRVALVGNAAQTLHPIAGQGFNLGLRDVMSLAEDLAAAHEASQDPGSYAVLAQYQQRRQEDKNATIGVTDGLVQLFANRWAPLVVGRNLGLMAMEHLTPARDLLAQRTLGWVAR encoded by the coding sequence ATGAGTGTAATTATTGTCGGTGGCGGTATGGCTGGCGCGACTCTCGCGCTGGCGATTTCGCATTTGACCCACGGAAAACTGCCGGTTCATTTGATTGAAGCGGCAGCGCCAGAATCGGCGGCGCATCCTGGTTTTGATGCCCGCGCTATCGCGATTGCTCAGGGAGCCTGCCAGCAATTAACGCGCATTGGCGTGTGGCCAGCCATAAAAGACTGCGCGACCCCGATTACCACGGTTCATGTCAGCGATCGCGGTCATGCGGGTTTTGTCACTCTCGAAGCGCAGGATTATCAAATCCCGGCATTAGGGCAAGTCGTCGAACTGCATGATATCGGTTTGCGTTTATTCGCGCTGTTACGCAAAGCACCGGGTGTGACGGTGCATTATCCGCAGCGCGTAGCCTCGTTTACCCGTGAAACCGATAACGTCAGCGTTACGCTTGATAGTGGCGAGCTGATCGAAGGCAAATTGCTGGTGGCTGCTGATGGTTCACGCTCGCCACTGGCTGCGCAATGTGGCATGACCTGGCAGCAGCAGGATTACCAGCAAGTCGCGGTAATCGCCAACATCACTACATCGCAACCGCATAACGGGCGTGCGTTTGAGCGTTTCACCGAGCATGGCCCGCTGGCGATGTTACCGATGTCGAATGGGCGCTGTTCGCTGGTTTGGTGCCAGCCGCGAGACGCTCAGGCTGAAATCGCGCAGTGGAGTGACGAGAAATTCTGCAATGAGCTGCAACGGGCCTTTGGCTGGCGGCTTGGGCGAATCACTCACGCTGGCGCGCGTTCGCAATACCCCCTCGCGTTGACCACCGCTTCGCAGCCGGTTTCGCACCGCGTTGCGCTGGTGGGCAATGCCGCGCAAACTCTGCATCCGATTGCCGGGCAGGGCTTTAACCTCGGCCTGCGCGATGTGATGTCACTGGCTGAAGATTTAGCGGCAGCACACGAAGCCTCTCAGGACCCAGGCAGTTATGCGGTGCTGGCCCAGTATCAGCAGCGACGTCAGGAAGATAAAAATGCCACCATTGGCGTGACCGATGGTTTAGTTCAGTTGTTTGCCAATCGTTGGGCACCGCTTGTTGTGGGGCGCAATCTTGGTTTGATGGCAATGGAACATTTAACTCCGGCACGTGATTTGCTGGCACAGCGAACTCTCGGTTGGGTTGCGCGTTAA
- the pepP gene encoding Xaa-Pro aminopeptidase: MNQHEFLRRRQALLAKMAPASAALIFAAPEVTRSADSEYPYRQNSDFCYFTGFNEPEAVLVLIKSDETHNHSVLFNRLRDKTAEIWFGRRLGQEAAPEKLGVDRALAFSEIGEQLHQLLNGLDVVYHAQGEYAYADSIVFSALDKLRRGSRQNLTAPATLTDWRPWVHEQRLFKSEEEIIALRRAGEITALAHTRAMEKCRPGMFEYQLEGEILHEFNRHGARFPAYNTIVGSGENACILHYTENESQMRDGDLVLIDAGCEYKGYAGDITRTFPVNGKFSAPQREIYDIVLESLETALQLYRPGTSMQEVTAQVVRIMVTGLVKLGILNGEIDKLIAENAHRPFFMHGLSHWLGLDVHDVGVYGQDRSRVLEPGMVITVEPGLYIAPDADVPAQYRGIGIRIEDDILITAGGNENLTASVVKSADAIEALMAAARQS, encoded by the coding sequence ATGAATCAGCACGAATTTCTCCGGCGCCGTCAGGCGTTGTTAGCCAAAATGGCACCGGCGAGCGCCGCGCTCATCTTTGCCGCTCCCGAGGTAACACGCAGTGCAGACAGCGAATACCCGTATCGCCAGAACAGCGATTTCTGTTATTTCACTGGTTTCAACGAACCTGAAGCCGTGCTGGTGCTGATTAAAAGCGATGAAACCCACAACCACAGCGTGCTGTTTAACCGTTTACGCGATAAGACGGCAGAAATCTGGTTCGGTCGCCGTCTTGGGCAGGAAGCCGCACCAGAAAAACTGGGCGTTGACCGTGCGCTGGCGTTCTCCGAAATTGGCGAACAATTACATCAATTGCTGAACGGTCTGGATGTGGTTTACCACGCACAAGGCGAATACGCTTATGCCGATAGCATTGTTTTTTCGGCACTTGATAAACTCCGCCGCGGTTCTCGCCAGAACCTCACCGCTCCGGCCACGCTGACGGACTGGCGCCCGTGGGTTCACGAGCAGCGCCTGTTCAAATCAGAAGAAGAAATCATCGCGCTGCGTCGCGCCGGGGAAATCACCGCGCTGGCGCATACCCGTGCGATGGAAAAATGCCGTCCGGGCATGTTTGAATATCAGCTTGAAGGCGAAATCCTTCACGAATTTAACCGTCACGGCGCGCGCTTCCCGGCTTACAACACGATTGTCGGCAGCGGCGAAAACGCCTGCATTTTGCATTACACCGAAAACGAGAGCCAAATGCGCGATGGCGATTTGGTGCTGATCGACGCCGGTTGCGAATACAAAGGGTACGCAGGCGATATCACCCGTACCTTCCCGGTCAACGGCAAATTTAGTGCGCCGCAGCGTGAAATTTACGACATCGTGCTCGAATCTCTCGAAACCGCGCTTCAGCTTTATCGCCCAGGAACTTCCATGCAGGAAGTCACCGCGCAAGTCGTACGCATCATGGTGACTGGCCTTGTGAAGCTCGGTATTCTCAACGGTGAAATCGATAAACTGATTGCTGAGAACGCCCATCGCCCCTTCTTTATGCATGGTTTGAGCCATTGGCTGGGGCTGGATGTGCATGATGTTGGCGTTTATGGGCAGGATCGTTCACGGGTGCTTGAGCCGGGGATGGTGATAACCGTTGAACCGGGTCTGTATATTGCGCCTGATGCCGATGTGCCTGCGCAATACCGTGGAATCGGCATTCGTATCGAAGACGATATTCTGATCACCGCCGGCGGTAACGAAAATCTGACGGCAAGTGTGGTGAAATCGGCGGACGCTATCGAAGCATTAATGGCGGCGGCGCGTCAGTCATGA
- a CDS encoding YecA/YgfB family protein encodes MSIQNTMPDYDLVGQLLNQQGVGLTASEMHGLISGMLCGGNKDTTWQPLLHDLTNEGLAFGQNLADTLRQMHGATSDSLEDDGFMFQLYLPEGDEATVFHRADALAGWVNHFLLGLGVTQPKLDKVTGETGEAIDDLRNIAQLGYDEDEDQEELEMSLEEIIEYVRVAALLCHDNFTRPAPTAPEVQKPTLH; translated from the coding sequence ATGTCTATACAGAACACTATGCCTGACTACGACTTAGTCGGCCAACTATTGAATCAGCAAGGCGTAGGCCTCACGGCCTCGGAAATGCACGGCTTAATCAGCGGAATGCTGTGCGGCGGCAACAAAGACACCACCTGGCAACCGCTGTTACATGATTTGACTAACGAAGGCTTAGCCTTTGGTCAAAACCTTGCCGACACCCTGCGTCAGATGCACGGCGCCACCAGCGATTCGCTGGAAGATGACGGCTTTATGTTCCAGCTTTATCTGCCTGAAGGCGATGAAGCGACGGTATTTCATCGTGCCGATGCGCTGGCGGGTTGGGTAAACCACTTCCTGCTGGGCCTCGGTGTGACGCAACCGAAGCTTGATAAAGTCACTGGCGAAACCGGTGAAGCAATCGACGATTTGCGTAACATCGCGCAACTGGGCTACGACGAAGACGAAGATCAAGAAGAGTTGGAAATGTCTCTCGAAGAGATAATCGAGTACGTGCGCGTTGCTGCACTACTGTGCCACGACAACTTTACTCGCCCGGCTCCAACGGCACCAGAAGTGCAGAAACCAACACTACACTAA
- a CDS encoding DUF2238 domain-containing protein has product MTSTLLKSGAFLLLLILIYTGISTADRVTWLMEVTPVIIIAPVLLATYSRYPLTPLLYFLIFLHAIILMVGGLYTYAKVPIGFEVQEWLNLSRNPYDKLGHFFQGLVPALAAREILIRGGYVRGRKMVAFLVCCVALAISALYELIEWAAALALGQGADEFLGTQGDVWDTQSDMFCALLGALTTVLVLQYWHTKQLLKLRVA; this is encoded by the coding sequence ATGACGAGTACGTTATTAAAATCCGGCGCATTTTTACTTCTGTTGATTCTTATCTACACGGGTATCAGCACCGCAGACCGCGTTACCTGGCTGATGGAAGTCACACCAGTCATCATTATTGCCCCTGTACTTTTAGCGACTTATTCGCGCTACCCGCTGACACCGCTGCTCTATTTTTTGATTTTCCTGCACGCCATCATTCTGATGGTGGGTGGCTTGTATACCTACGCCAAAGTACCGATTGGATTTGAGGTTCAGGAATGGCTGAATTTGAGCCGTAATCCATACGACAAACTCGGCCACTTTTTCCAGGGATTAGTTCCGGCACTGGCTGCGCGCGAAATCCTGATTCGTGGCGGCTATGTTCGCGGGCGCAAAATGGTCGCATTTCTGGTGTGCTGTGTCGCCCTGGCCATCAGCGCACTGTATGAACTCATTGAATGGGCCGCCGCGCTGGCATTAGGGCAGGGTGCGGATGAATTCTTAGGGACGCAGGGGGATGTTTGGGATACGCAATCAGATATGTTCTGCGCGCTTCTCGGTGCGCTGACTACCGTTTTGGTTCTGCAATATTGGCATACAAAGCAGCTGCTTAAACTGCGTGTGGCGTGA
- the zapA gene encoding cell division protein ZapA, protein MSAQPVDIQIFGRSLRVNCPPEQQDALNLAAQELDQRLQDLKVRTRVTNTEQLVFIAALNICYELAQEKSKTRDYASNMEERIRMLQQTIEQALLEQGRITERQGPNFE, encoded by the coding sequence ATGTCTGCACAACCAGTCGATATCCAAATTTTCGGTCGTTCATTGCGCGTGAATTGTCCGCCTGAACAACAGGATGCACTGAATCTTGCGGCTCAAGAGCTTGATCAGCGGTTGCAAGATTTAAAAGTTCGCACTAGAGTCACAAATACTGAGCAGTTAGTTTTTATCGCAGCACTGAATATTTGCTACGAGCTGGCTCAGGAAAAATCGAAAACCCGCGACTACGCTTCCAACATGGAAGAACGTATTCGGATGTTACAGCAGACCATCGAACAAGCGTTGCTTGAGCAAGGTCGCATAACTGAAAGACAGGGTCCAAATTTTGAATAA
- the serA gene encoding phosphoglycerate dehydrogenase, with the protein MAKVSLDKDKIKFLLVEGVHQKAVDNLRAAGYTNIEYHKGALDSDALKESIRDAHFIGLRSRTNLTEEILAAAEKLVAVGCFCIGTNQVDLDAAAKRGVPVFNAPFSNTRSVAELVIGQLLLLIRGVPEANAKAHRGVWNKLAVGSYEARGKKLGIIGYGHIGTQLGILAEALGMNVFFYDIENKLPLGNATQVQHLSDLLNMSDVVSLHVPENASTKNMIGVNELALMKPGALLINDARGTVVDIPALCDALARKHLAGAAIDVFPTEPATNSDPFTSPLCEFDNVILTPHIGGSTQEAQENIGLEVAGKLAKYSDNGSTLSAVNFPEVSLPLHGGSTSRLLHIHENRPGILTALNQIFAEQGINIAAQYLQTTPHMGYVVIDVDAEEDVAEAALKSMKAIPGTIRARLLY; encoded by the coding sequence ATGGCAAAAGTATCACTGGATAAAGACAAGATTAAATTCCTGCTGGTGGAAGGTGTACACCAGAAAGCCGTGGATAACCTCCGCGCGGCAGGCTATACCAATATCGAATACCATAAAGGTGCGCTGGACAGCGATGCCCTGAAAGAGTCGATCCGTGATGCGCATTTCATTGGTCTGCGTTCCCGCACTAACTTAACTGAAGAGATTTTGGCTGCGGCTGAGAAACTGGTTGCTGTAGGTTGTTTCTGCATTGGTACTAACCAGGTCGATCTGGATGCTGCGGCCAAACGCGGTGTGCCGGTGTTTAATGCGCCGTTCTCTAACACGCGTTCCGTTGCTGAGTTGGTTATCGGCCAACTGTTATTACTGATTCGTGGCGTGCCTGAAGCTAACGCGAAAGCACACCGTGGCGTGTGGAATAAGCTGGCGGTCGGTTCTTATGAAGCACGCGGCAAAAAACTTGGCATTATCGGATATGGCCATATCGGGACTCAGTTAGGGATTCTGGCTGAAGCGCTGGGCATGAATGTCTTCTTCTACGATATCGAAAACAAGCTCCCGCTGGGTAACGCGACTCAGGTACAGCATCTGTCTGATTTGCTGAACATGAGCGACGTGGTCAGCCTGCATGTTCCTGAAAATGCCTCAACTAAAAATATGATTGGTGTCAACGAACTGGCGCTGATGAAACCGGGTGCGCTGCTGATCAACGATGCGCGTGGCACGGTCGTGGATATTCCGGCATTGTGCGATGCGCTGGCGCGTAAACATCTGGCAGGCGCGGCAATCGACGTGTTCCCAACCGAGCCTGCAACCAACAGCGATCCATTCACTTCCCCGCTGTGTGAGTTTGATAACGTGATCCTGACGCCGCACATCGGCGGTTCAACTCAGGAAGCGCAGGAAAATATCGGCCTGGAAGTGGCTGGCAAACTGGCGAAATATTCCGACAACGGTTCTACCCTGTCAGCAGTGAATTTCCCTGAGGTTTCCCTGCCTTTACACGGTGGTAGCACCAGCCGTTTGCTGCACATTCACGAAAACCGCCCAGGTATTTTGACCGCGCTGAACCAGATTTTTGCCGAGCAAGGTATCAACATCGCCGCTCAGTATCTGCAAACTACGCCGCATATGGGTTACGTGGTGATTGATGTGGATGCAGAAGAAGATGTGGCTGAAGCTGCGTTGAAATCTATGAAGGCGATTCCAGGCACTATCCGCGCTCGTCTGCTGTACTAA